From the genome of Neodiprion pinetum isolate iyNeoPine1 chromosome 3, iyNeoPine1.2, whole genome shotgun sequence, one region includes:
- the LOC124214404 gene encoding aquaporin AQPAn.G-like isoform X2, which translates to MLRNSREISEVKYNSAHAKATKWKLEQGTCVKAFGELLGTAFLLFIGCLTDVGSMTVNPRPEHLTAFNMGLVVNSIIMMLGHISGAYINPAMTIGAVICGYRSVPTGIILIIGEIVGAVLGYGLLLAVTPLTLRNTGYSESGGVCLTLVYPELSSLQGLIVEIVSTIALMMVNCAAWDSRNTHNSDSTSLRIGFAVTALSVAGVPYTGCSMNPARSFAPALWNNNWTSHWVYWVGPVIGAVIGSLTYTIIFKDRPLKSDEDTRD; encoded by the exons ATGCTTCGTAACAGTAGAGAAATTTCGGAGGTGAAATACAACAGTGCGCACGCAAAag CTACAAAATGGAAACTGGAACAAGGAACATGCGTCAAAGCGTTTGGCGAGCTACTCGGAACGGCTTTTCTGCTCTTCATCGGATGCCTGACGGATGTCGGCAGCATGACCGTAAATCCTCGACCGGAGCATCTCACTGCGTTCAATATGGGACTTGTAGTGAACAGTATCATCATG ATGCTGGGTCACATAAGTGGCGCATACATAAACCCCGCGATGACAATCGGCGCCGTGATATGCGGTTACAGAAGCGTACCGACTGGCATAATCCTCATTATCGGCGAGATAGTCGGCGCTGTATTGGGATATGGACTCCTACTG GCAGTGACACCCCTGACCCTAAGGAACACGGGGTATTCGGAGTCCGGCGGAGTGTGTCTCACCTTGGTTTACCCGGAGCTTTCGTCCCTTCAGGGGTTGATAGTGGAGATTGTCTCGACTATCGCATTAATGATGGTAAACTGCGCGGCTTGGGACTCGAGGAATACTCATAATTCAGACTCGACTTCGCTAAGGATCGGGTTCGCAGTGACAGCCCTCTCGGTTGCCGGC GTTCCGTACACGGGTTGCAGCATGAACCCAGCGAGGAGTTTCGCCCCCGCTCTTTGGAACAACAACTGGACCAGTCACTGG GTGTACTGGGTAGGCCCCGTGATCGGTGCCGTCATCGGCAGCCTGACCTACACCATCATTTTCAAAGACAGACCGTTAAAGTCTGACGAAGACACGAGGGACTGA
- the LOC124214404 gene encoding odorant receptor 10-like isoform X1 — translation MDQRRFLWWHEAALSVLGLWPPQGISGVSFGVYWVYRILFLFVFCFAFNAFEIAGFFDIYNDLQAVASNLCWSLMHFTVCLKIGLFFAKITELKRICDRLRTSVFLPNQERSPGEPEVVAIAVKMSVGYLLVYYSMTVVILANCFIAPLYREKPLETLNANPADSKPEPPQNPLPYYTYVFCNALKSPCYEIAYIYQTLSTLICSLVLIHCDNLYLFIVMFCTSQLRILNASLETVIRRAARNCPKQRWKEYAGLRTKRNDVVDRESFRLGANCVKHHHAILEVLDELEGIYNLVILIQFLSHLVQLCFQMFIVSEISLLSFDGLSMLAFVVAMVIEVYVYCQCGNEIEIESSKISQSAYNAQWTSSSEPVKRMLLIIMLRAQRPVEFTVGKFVKLSLRTLVSVVQGSFSYFMVLRKMQ, via the exons ATGGACCAGAGAAGGTTCCTCTGGTGGCACGAGGCTGCTTTGTCAGTCCTGGGGCTCTGGCCTCCGCAAGGCATATCCGGGGTTTCTTTCGGCGTTTACTGGGTCTACAGAATCCTGTTCCTCTTCGTCTTCTGCTTCGCATTCAACGCGTTCGAGATTGCTGGTTTCTTCGACATCTACAACGACCTGCAGGCCGTGGCGTCAAACCTCTGCTGGTCCCTGATGCACTTTACGGTGTGCCTGAAAATCGGTTTATTCTTTGCAAAGATAACAGAGTTGAAGAGAATCTGTGACCGCCTTCGGACCTCCGTCTTCCTTCCAAACCAGGAACGAAGCCCCGGGGAACCGGAAGTGGTCGCCATCGCGGTCAAGATGAGCGTCGGCTACCTCCTCGTCTACTATTCGATGACTGTGGTCATTCTTGCGAACTGCTTCATCGCTCCGCTCTATCGCGAAAAGCCCcttg AGACGCTGAACGCCAATCCAGCCGATTCGAAGCCGGAGCCTCCGCAGAATCCGCTGCCCTATTACACCTACGTTTTTTGCAACGCCTTGAAGTCTCCATGCTACGAAATCGCCTACATCTACCAGACCCTCTCTACCCTCATTTGCAGCCTCGTTCTTATCCATTGCGATAACCTCTACCTCTTCATCGTCATGTTCTGCACCTCGCAGCTGCGAATTCTCAACGCCTCCCTCGAGACCGTCATCCGTAGGGCCGCCAGGAACTGTCCGAAACAACGGTGGAAGGAATACGCTGGACTGAGAACCAAGCGGAACGACGTCGTCGATAGGGAGTCCTTCAGACTTGGGGCCAACTGCGTAAAACATCATCATGCTATTCTGGA AGTCCTGGATGAGCTGGAGGGAATATACAATTTGGTTATACTCATACAATTTCTCTCACATCTGGTACAGTTGTGTTTCCAAATGTTCATCGTTTCCGAG ATTTCTCTGCTGAGCTTCGACGGTCTTAGCATGCTTGCTTTCGTCGTTGCGATGGTGATCGAAGTCTACGTTTATTGCCAGTGCGGAAATGAGATCGAAATAGAG AGTTCCAAGATTTCCCAGTCAGCCTACAACGCCCAGTGGACCTCGAGCTCGGAACCCGTAAA GAGAATGCTGCTGATCATCATGCTGCGCGCTCAGCGGCCCGTTGAATTCACAGTCGGAAAGTTCGTGAAGCTTTCACTTAGGACCTTGGTATCG GTTGTCCAAGGCTCGTTCTCATACTTCATGGTACTACGAAAAATGCAGTAA